One stretch of Planococcus sp. PAMC 21323 DNA includes these proteins:
- a CDS encoding GNAT family N-acetyltransferase, producing the protein MNWYEKLNQYFPVEEMKSKEHMDTLLKEKGSVYYKDEGPYHVLMYAEFPHFTFVDYLFVSKESRGMGLGRKTLQMLKDKNKPIILEVEPVNYEDTDTEKRLRFYAREGFEHASSIGYCRRSLATGEENSMEILYWTPSGESEEQIFEGMQKMYEDIHTYKDEQFYGESYDSVSDVLTFQEEEKKDVLKPFSDPVNND; encoded by the coding sequence ATGAATTGGTATGAAAAACTAAATCAGTATTTTCCAGTTGAAGAAATGAAGTCGAAAGAACATATGGATACCTTATTAAAAGAAAAAGGCAGCGTTTACTACAAAGATGAAGGTCCTTACCACGTGTTAATGTATGCAGAGTTTCCACATTTTACATTTGTTGATTACTTATTTGTTTCAAAAGAATCGCGCGGCATGGGTCTTGGTAGAAAGACTTTGCAAATGTTAAAAGATAAAAACAAGCCGATTATCCTTGAAGTAGAACCGGTAAATTACGAAGATACAGATACAGAAAAACGTTTACGATTTTATGCACGTGAAGGATTTGAACATGCTTCATCAATCGGCTATTGCCGTCGTTCACTTGCAACTGGCGAAGAAAACTCGATGGAAATTTTGTACTGGACGCCAAGTGGTGAATCAGAAGAACAGATTTTCGAAGGCATGCAGAAAATGTATGAAGATATTCATACGTACAAAGACGAACAGTTTTACGGAGAATCATATGATTCGGTATCTGACGTTCTAACTTTCCAAGAAGAAGAAAAGAAAGACGTGTTGAAACCATTTAGCGATCCTGTTAATAATGACTGA
- the purH gene encoding bifunctional phosphoribosylaminoimidazolecarboxamide formyltransferase/IMP cyclohydrolase translates to MKKRALLSVSDKSGILEFAQELEKMGYELLSTGGTKKFLEENGVAITAVDEVTKFPEILGGRVKTLHPLVHGGLLAKHDDAEHQSQMAENGISPIDIVCVNLYPFRETIAKSDVTVDDAIENIDIGGPTMLRSAAKNHAYVTVIVDAADYAGVLSELQNEQSTTPETRRRLAAKVFRHTAAYDSYISNYLTDLTGEEYPDQLTLTYELSQTLRYGENPHQKAAFYRSPLGSSFSIANAHQVHGKELSYNNIQDANAALQIIKEFKMPAAVAVKHMNPCGVGTGETIAAAFGKAYEADSTSIFGGIVALNREVDADTAKQLATIFLEIIIAPSFSQEAIELLTQKKNIRLLTIPFDSKINDKWNTVTVEGGLLIQQPDVFGYEDADIQVATDRQPTAAELEALKLGWNVVKHVKSNAIVVCNSEMTLGIGAGQMNRVGSAKIALDQAGEAAEGAVMASDAFFPMNDTVEAAAKAGIKAIIQPGGSKKDQDSIDKANEYGIAMVFTGVRHFKH, encoded by the coding sequence GTGAAAAAAAGAGCATTACTCAGCGTATCGGATAAATCAGGGATTTTGGAATTTGCACAGGAATTGGAAAAAATGGGCTATGAACTGTTATCGACAGGCGGCACTAAAAAATTTCTTGAAGAAAACGGCGTAGCCATTACAGCCGTAGACGAAGTTACGAAATTTCCAGAAATTTTAGGTGGACGTGTAAAAACTTTGCATCCGCTTGTACACGGTGGACTATTGGCTAAACATGATGATGCCGAACATCAAAGTCAAATGGCTGAAAACGGCATTTCCCCAATTGATATTGTCTGTGTGAATTTATATCCGTTCCGCGAAACCATCGCAAAATCAGATGTGACAGTTGATGACGCAATCGAAAATATCGATATTGGTGGACCAACGATGTTGCGTTCTGCAGCAAAAAACCACGCATACGTAACGGTTATCGTGGATGCAGCTGATTATGCTGGAGTATTGAGTGAGTTACAAAACGAACAGTCTACAACACCTGAAACAAGACGTCGCTTAGCAGCGAAAGTTTTCCGTCATACAGCCGCTTATGATTCATATATCTCTAATTACTTGACTGACTTGACTGGAGAAGAATATCCGGATCAATTGACACTTACTTATGAATTGTCTCAAACACTTCGTTACGGAGAAAATCCACATCAAAAAGCTGCTTTTTATCGTAGCCCACTTGGCTCAAGTTTCTCAATTGCCAACGCACATCAAGTGCACGGCAAGGAATTGTCTTATAACAATATCCAAGATGCTAATGCAGCACTTCAAATCATTAAAGAATTTAAAATGCCAGCAGCAGTTGCGGTTAAACACATGAATCCGTGTGGTGTCGGAACAGGCGAAACGATCGCAGCTGCGTTTGGTAAAGCATATGAAGCCGATTCGACATCTATTTTTGGTGGCATTGTGGCCTTGAATCGAGAAGTAGATGCAGACACAGCCAAGCAATTAGCAACGATTTTCTTAGAAATTATTATTGCGCCTTCTTTCTCACAAGAAGCAATTGAATTGCTGACACAAAAGAAAAATATCCGTCTATTAACAATTCCATTCGACAGCAAAATTAACGACAAATGGAACACGGTAACAGTAGAAGGTGGATTATTAATTCAACAACCAGATGTTTTTGGCTACGAAGATGCGGATATTCAAGTAGCTACAGATCGTCAACCGACAGCAGCAGAACTTGAAGCGTTGAAACTGGGCTGGAATGTTGTAAAACACGTTAAATCTAATGCTATTGTTGTGTGTAATTCGGAAATGACTTTAGGCATCGGTGCGGGTCAAATGAACCGTGTTGGCTCTGCTAAAATTGCGTTAGATCAAGCAGGCGAAGCTGCAGAAGGCGCGGTTATGGCGTCAGATGCGTTCTTCCCGATGAATGATACGGTAGAAGCAGCTGCGAAAGCAGGCATAAAAGCGATTATTCAACCAGGTGGTTCGAAAAAAGATCAAGATTCGATCGATAAAGCGAACGAATACGGAATTGCTATGGTCTTTACTGGCGTCCGTCATTTCAAACATTAA
- a CDS encoding DUF3048 domain-containing protein, which produces MKNWLIIFVLLLVMVAVVGGFWLMKKDDSASTPDMPPEQQVVEETTPFTGELMDLTTMGRPVMAIVNNHPDARPQTGLAEADIVFEMIAEFNITRFVALYQSEFPNKVGPIRSARDYFVELATAYDAFFVAHGYSPDAKEMLDSGKVDHVNGIQHDGTLFQRSFDRVAPHNSYITMSNIEKAMNDIGAFTEYRGQSPYYFYDSSENDKLEEQALSIKVAYGTNKLFLNAYTYDSQSKLYSRASGGVPTVDKETSETITVSNVLVFEAQHETIDSKGRQSIDLSSGGAALLFQAGGVREIEWKSINGMLVPFQDGEVVKLMPGKTWIHIVPATPGIEQSVSYTS; this is translated from the coding sequence ATGAAAAATTGGCTAATCATCTTTGTTCTATTACTTGTTATGGTGGCTGTTGTCGGAGGTTTTTGGTTGATGAAGAAAGACGATTCTGCTTCTACACCGGACATGCCACCAGAGCAGCAGGTAGTAGAAGAGACGACACCATTTACTGGTGAATTGATGGATTTAACGACAATGGGTAGACCTGTAATGGCGATCGTTAATAATCACCCAGATGCCCGTCCACAAACGGGATTAGCCGAGGCAGATATCGTTTTTGAAATGATTGCCGAATTTAATATCACACGATTTGTTGCATTGTATCAAAGCGAATTCCCTAATAAGGTCGGTCCAATACGCAGTGCTCGCGATTATTTTGTTGAGCTTGCCACAGCCTATGACGCTTTTTTTGTGGCTCATGGTTATAGTCCAGACGCTAAGGAAATGCTCGATTCTGGAAAGGTTGATCACGTCAACGGCATTCAGCATGACGGCACTCTGTTTCAGCGTTCTTTTGACCGAGTGGCCCCGCACAATTCTTATATCACCATGTCTAATATCGAAAAAGCTATGAATGATATCGGAGCTTTCACAGAATATAGAGGGCAATCACCTTATTATTTCTATGACTCGTCAGAAAATGATAAACTTGAAGAACAGGCTCTTTCGATAAAAGTGGCGTATGGGACAAATAAGCTGTTTTTAAATGCCTATACTTATGATAGCCAGTCAAAGCTTTACAGTCGTGCGTCTGGTGGAGTGCCAACCGTAGACAAAGAAACTAGTGAAACCATAACGGTCTCAAACGTTTTAGTTTTCGAAGCACAACATGAGACAATCGATTCCAAAGGGCGTCAGTCCATAGATTTATCTAGTGGCGGAGCGGCTCTGTTATTTCAAGCGGGTGGGGTTCGTGAAATAGAATGGAAGTCGATTAATGGAATGTTAGTTCCGTTTCAGGATGGAGAAGTGGTAAAATTGATGCCAGGGAAAACTTGGATTCATATTGTCCCTGCTACTCCAGGAATCGAGCAATCCGTTAGCTATACATCATGA
- the purD gene encoding phosphoribosylamine--glycine ligase, with product MKVLVIGRGGREHAIVRQFSKSASVTKVYAAPGNDGMLEDAEVVAIDEMDFAGLAEFAKQQQIDFSFVGPEQPLSQGIVDFFEAEGLRIFGPSKAAAQIEGSKAFAKELMKKYDIPTSGYETFTETAPAIEFIRQHGAPIVIKADGLAAGKGVVVAMTEEEAIAAINDMLEGQKFGESGSKVVIEEFLDGEEFSFMSFVHSGQIYPMVISQDHKRAYDGDRGPNTGGMGAYSPVPQISQAIVDQTFAEIVEPAVRAMASEKTPFNGILYTGVILTKKGPKVIEFNARFGDPETQVVLPRMKSDFGLFMDSILNGQPAKLEWNDQAVLGVVVAADNYPETVEKGAPLPDLTKLSEVEITHAGTKKTASGYAGNGGRVLLVSASGTTIETAQETVYKQLNSLSWDGFFYRSDIGWRAK from the coding sequence ATGAAGGTATTGGTCATAGGAAGAGGTGGGCGAGAACACGCCATCGTGCGTCAGTTCTCGAAGTCTGCTTCGGTCACGAAAGTTTATGCAGCTCCAGGAAATGATGGAATGCTTGAGGATGCTGAAGTAGTTGCAATCGATGAAATGGATTTTGCTGGTCTTGCAGAATTTGCAAAGCAACAACAAATTGATTTCAGCTTTGTAGGACCTGAACAACCTTTATCACAAGGAATCGTCGATTTCTTTGAAGCTGAAGGGTTGCGTATTTTTGGTCCGTCTAAAGCGGCAGCGCAAATCGAAGGCAGTAAAGCTTTTGCAAAAGAGTTGATGAAAAAGTATGATATTCCAACTTCAGGTTATGAGACCTTTACAGAAACTGCACCAGCTATTGAATTTATCCGTCAACACGGGGCACCGATTGTGATTAAAGCAGATGGACTTGCAGCTGGAAAAGGTGTCGTTGTGGCAATGACGGAAGAGGAAGCCATAGCTGCCATCAATGACATGTTAGAAGGACAAAAGTTCGGAGAATCCGGTTCAAAAGTGGTCATTGAAGAATTTTTAGACGGCGAAGAGTTTTCGTTTATGTCATTTGTTCATAGCGGTCAAATTTATCCAATGGTCATTTCGCAAGATCATAAACGTGCTTATGACGGAGATCGTGGTCCGAATACAGGGGGGATGGGTGCATATTCGCCTGTTCCACAAATTTCACAAGCGATAGTTGATCAAACTTTTGCAGAAATCGTAGAACCTGCAGTCCGTGCAATGGCTTCAGAAAAGACACCGTTTAATGGCATTCTCTACACCGGGGTTATTTTAACAAAAAAAGGTCCAAAAGTAATTGAGTTTAATGCGCGTTTTGGCGATCCTGAAACTCAAGTTGTTTTGCCACGTATGAAATCAGATTTCGGATTGTTTATGGATTCTATTTTAAATGGTCAGCCGGCTAAGCTGGAATGGAATGATCAAGCCGTACTTGGCGTAGTTGTGGCAGCTGATAATTATCCAGAGACTGTTGAAAAAGGAGCTCCTTTACCAGATTTAACAAAGCTTTCTGAAGTGGAAATTACGCATGCAGGAACCAAAAAAACTGCGAGTGGATATGCAGGAAATGGCGGGCGAGTTTTACTGGTTTCAGCAAGTGGAACAACGATTGAAACGGCACAAGAAACGGTTTATAAGCAATTAAACAGCTTATCATGGGACGGCTTTTTCTATCGCTCCGATATCGGATGGCGTGCAAAGTAA
- a CDS encoding heptaprenylglyceryl phosphate synthase codes for MDFKTWQHVFKLDPAKEIRDEHLERICKSGTDAILIGGSDNVTLDNVLYLAERVQRYQLPMVLEVSTIDSVALGFDYYFIPTVLNSNNPLWVKGLHHQAIREYGEFLDWDELVPEGYCILNADCKAAKLTEAKTDLKAEDVLAYARLAEHFFRLPIFYMEYSGVFGDMGLVKKVKSVLTETRLFYGGGINSADTARKALTFADTIVVGNIIYENIEKAIETVEAVAETAG; via the coding sequence ATGGATTTCAAAACATGGCAACATGTCTTTAAATTAGATCCAGCAAAAGAAATCAGGGATGAACATTTGGAACGAATTTGTAAATCCGGGACTGATGCCATCTTGATTGGGGGCAGTGATAATGTCACACTCGACAATGTCCTCTATTTAGCTGAACGTGTACAGCGTTATCAGCTGCCTATGGTGTTAGAAGTTTCCACGATCGATTCTGTAGCTCTGGGTTTTGACTATTATTTTATCCCGACAGTTTTAAACAGTAACAATCCACTGTGGGTAAAAGGACTTCATCATCAAGCCATTCGTGAATATGGAGAGTTTTTAGACTGGGATGAATTAGTTCCAGAAGGTTATTGTATTTTGAATGCCGATTGTAAAGCTGCAAAATTAACTGAAGCAAAAACAGATTTGAAGGCAGAAGATGTGTTAGCCTATGCGCGTTTAGCAGAACATTTCTTTCGTTTGCCTATTTTTTATATGGAGTATAGTGGCGTGTTCGGGGATATGGGACTCGTTAAAAAAGTAAAAAGCGTTCTGACGGAAACCCGCTTGTTTTATGGTGGAGGTATCAACTCGGCGGATACGGCGAGAAAAGCATTAACTTTTGCAGATACCATAGTTGTTGGCAATATTATTTATGAAAATATCGAGAAAGCGATTGAAACCGTAGAGGCAGTTGCGGAAACGGCTGGTTAA
- the purN gene encoding phosphoribosylglycinamide formyltransferase, which yields MKTKTKIAVFASGNGSNFQAIADAIAAGNLEAELMLVVTDKPKAFVLERAKKAGVASFSFIPSEYDSKQSYEEMLKGKLQALGVEWVVLAGYMRLIGPVLLEAYENRIVNIHPSVLPAFPGKDAIGQTLAAGAESAGVTVHYVDAGMDTGNIIAQQSFPVLGRGREEVEQQIHQIEHELYPATLQQLFDR from the coding sequence ATGAAAACTAAAACAAAGATTGCTGTTTTTGCATCTGGCAATGGCTCTAATTTTCAAGCCATTGCAGACGCAATTGCGGCTGGTAATTTAGAGGCTGAACTCATGCTTGTTGTAACCGATAAGCCAAAAGCATTTGTATTAGAACGTGCGAAAAAAGCAGGCGTAGCCTCTTTTTCCTTTATTCCTTCTGAATACGATTCAAAACAATCTTACGAAGAGATGTTGAAGGGAAAACTGCAAGCACTTGGAGTGGAATGGGTTGTTCTTGCAGGATATATGCGCTTGATTGGTCCGGTTTTACTTGAAGCGTATGAAAATCGCATTGTGAACATCCACCCCTCTGTTTTGCCAGCATTTCCGGGCAAAGATGCGATTGGTCAAACTCTCGCAGCAGGAGCAGAAAGCGCTGGCGTCACAGTGCATTATGTGGATGCTGGAATGGATACAGGCAACATCATTGCCCAACAATCTTTTCCGGTACTAGGTCGTGGACGCGAAGAAGTCGAGCAACAGATCCATCAGATTGAACATGAATTATACCCTGCAACATTGCAGCAATTATTCGACCGATAA
- a CDS encoding YerC/YecD family TrpR-related protein, with the protein MQVDKIRGHQTDQLIQAVLALKDKEEAYRFFDDLCTISEIQSMSQRLEVAHMLRMKKTYEKIKNETGASTATISRVRRCLNYGNDAYDGMLERLYPDEKPFELPKD; encoded by the coding sequence ATGCAAGTTGATAAAATTAGAGGCCATCAAACAGACCAGTTAATCCAAGCAGTTTTGGCCTTAAAAGATAAGGAAGAAGCCTATCGTTTCTTCGATGATTTATGCACCATTAGTGAAATCCAATCGATGTCTCAGCGATTAGAAGTGGCACATATGCTTCGTATGAAAAAAACATACGAAAAAATAAAAAATGAAACAGGTGCCAGTACGGCTACGATTTCTCGTGTGCGCCGGTGCTTGAACTATGGCAATGATGCTTATGATGGCATGTTAGAGCGCCTTTATCCAGATGAAAAACCTTTTGAATTGCCAAAAGACTGA
- a CDS encoding adenine deaminase C-terminal domain-containing protein, with the protein MVNPLWKNTEIRNQLKIVTKEIAPDLVLTNATYLHGIFKKWVTGNIWIANDRIVYAGKEMPKIDAATEVSDMTGKYIVPGYIEPHVHPTQLYNPQSFADYAAQGGTTMFLSDNLTFFLSLENKKAFSLLDELAELPFSFYWWTRFDSQTELNNEDQLFTSTSVGEWLDRQDVLLGGELTGWPKLMAGDDQMLYWIQKAKMGLKKIEGHFPGASEKTLARMRLLGADGDHESMTVDEVEMRLLHGYGVTLRHSSIRPDLPNLLKGIVERELNVFDKLMMTTDGSTPAFHLEGVMDWCIQIALDAGVPAIDAYMMASYNVARYYNVTSLHGLIATGRYANLNILDAIENPMPSGVISKGVWLKKDGKKVRSLPDVDWSILPDLDIDYELTDDDFQFSMPFGIEMINDVITKPYTVSIDTHDANLSKSHDESFLMLIDKNGKWRVNTLIKGFAPGLDGFASSYTSTGDIILIGKNREDMWLAFNEMKRLNGGIILAENGEIIQTLPLPYGGVMSDLPMDQLIVQEQALKKALHERGYKHGDAVYTLLFLQATHLPYVRVTQKGIYDVMNKKILFPAFMR; encoded by the coding sequence ATGGTAAATCCGTTATGGAAAAATACAGAGATTCGAAATCAGTTGAAAATCGTAACAAAAGAAATTGCGCCGGATCTCGTTTTAACTAATGCAACTTATCTTCATGGGATTTTTAAAAAATGGGTAACAGGAAATATATGGATAGCAAATGATCGTATTGTTTATGCTGGAAAAGAAATGCCGAAAATTGATGCTGCGACTGAAGTCTCTGATATGACAGGTAAATACATTGTTCCTGGCTACATAGAACCTCATGTTCATCCGACCCAATTATATAATCCTCAAAGCTTTGCGGATTATGCGGCTCAAGGTGGAACGACAATGTTCTTGTCCGACAATCTAACATTTTTTTTATCGCTTGAAAATAAGAAAGCGTTTTCATTATTAGATGAATTGGCCGAATTGCCGTTTAGTTTTTATTGGTGGACGCGCTTTGATTCGCAGACAGAGTTGAACAATGAAGATCAATTATTCACTTCGACTTCAGTAGGTGAGTGGCTGGATCGTCAAGACGTCTTACTTGGAGGCGAATTGACAGGTTGGCCGAAGTTAATGGCTGGCGATGACCAAATGCTGTATTGGATTCAAAAAGCGAAAATGGGCTTGAAGAAAATCGAAGGACATTTCCCAGGAGCATCGGAAAAAACACTGGCTCGTATGCGACTTCTTGGAGCGGATGGCGACCACGAATCCATGACTGTGGATGAAGTGGAAATGCGGTTGCTTCATGGTTATGGTGTGACGCTTCGACATTCTTCGATTCGCCCAGATCTTCCGAATTTATTAAAGGGAATCGTAGAGCGTGAGTTAAATGTCTTTGATAAGCTAATGATGACGACAGATGGTTCAACACCGGCTTTCCATTTAGAAGGTGTGATGGATTGGTGTATTCAAATTGCGCTTGATGCAGGGGTTCCAGCTATTGATGCATACATGATGGCTTCTTATAACGTGGCTCGCTATTATAACGTAACGAGTTTGCATGGGTTGATCGCGACAGGTCGTTATGCGAATTTAAATATTTTGGATGCGATTGAAAATCCAATGCCTTCCGGTGTTATTTCGAAAGGCGTTTGGTTGAAGAAAGATGGTAAGAAAGTCCGCTCATTACCTGATGTGGATTGGTCCATCTTACCAGATCTTGATATCGACTATGAATTGACAGATGATGATTTCCAATTTTCGATGCCATTTGGTATTGAAATGATTAATGATGTAATTACTAAACCATATACAGTAAGTATCGATACACATGATGCCAATTTGTCAAAATCGCATGATGAAAGCTTTTTAATGCTCATCGACAAAAATGGCAAGTGGCGTGTGAATACATTGATCAAAGGGTTTGCGCCGGGACTTGATGGTTTTGCTTCTTCTTATACAAGTACAGGCGATATTATCCTTATCGGGAAAAACCGTGAAGATATGTGGCTAGCTTTCAATGAAATGAAACGTTTAAATGGCGGCATCATCCTTGCGGAAAATGGTGAAATCATACAAACTCTCCCACTGCCCTACGGAGGCGTAATGTCTGACTTGCCGATGGACCAATTGATTGTACAAGAACAAGCACTGAAAAAAGCATTGCATGAACGCGGTTATAAGCACGGGGATGCGGTGTATACGTTGTTATTTTTACAAGCCACTCATTTACCTTATGTTCGTGTTACTCAAAAAGGAATTTACGACGTTATGAATAAAAAAATATTGTTTCCAGCGTTTATGAGGTAG
- the pcrA gene encoding DNA helicase PcrA: protein MELITKNLLNGMNPEQAEAVKTTEGPLLIMAGAGSGKTRVLTHRIAYLVLEKQVYPSNILAITFTNKAAREMRNRIDGLLGHGTGQRMWASTFHSMCVRILRRDIDKLGMSKNFSILDTTDQLTVIKNVLKQQNLDPKKYEPRTMLNAISSSKNECIDAAQFAADMNQFNPYEKTVSDVYTAYEKRLKKNQSLDFDDLIMTTLNLFNTVPEVLEYYQNKFHYIHVDEYQDTNNAQYQLVQKLASKFKNICVVGDSDQSIYRWRGADITNILSFEKDYPNAKVIMLEQNYRSTKRILQAANDVIQKNTSRYPKELRTDNDEGAAITLHKAGDERQEAQFVVQTIQKLMDEENYKTSDFAILYRTNAQSRIMEEMFVKSNMSYTIVGGTKFYDRKEIKDLLAYLRLIANNDDDLSLARVINEPKRGIGATSFEKMARFAIEQDRTIMDALQEADFMGLTPKTAQTALEFRNMMASFTQMQEYLSVTELVEEVLKKSGYRQMLQNDKTIEGESRLENLDEFLSVTKAFEKQSDDKSLVAFLTDLALISDIDSLDDEEDADGPIILMTMHAAKGLEFPVVFIIGLEENVFPHSRSNNDDEELEEERRLAYVGITRAEQRLYLTHASSRTLFGKSNFNMPSRFISEISEDLIEQTRAHHRAGAATSYRQVPKRPAVTRPSYNQSGSEKLGWKTGDKAAHKKWGTGTVVSVKGEGEQTELDIAFPSPVGIKRLLAKFAPIEKV from the coding sequence ATGGAATTAATAACAAAAAACTTATTAAACGGGATGAACCCGGAACAAGCGGAAGCAGTCAAAACGACTGAGGGCCCGTTACTTATTATGGCAGGTGCAGGATCAGGTAAAACGCGTGTGCTGACACACCGGATTGCTTATTTGGTGCTGGAAAAACAAGTATACCCATCAAATATTTTAGCCATTACATTTACCAATAAAGCTGCACGTGAAATGCGTAACCGAATAGATGGATTATTAGGTCACGGCACAGGACAGCGTATGTGGGCATCTACATTCCACTCAATGTGTGTGCGTATTTTAAGACGGGATATTGACAAATTAGGCATGTCTAAAAACTTCTCGATTTTGGATACAACGGATCAATTAACGGTTATTAAAAATGTCTTGAAACAACAAAACTTAGATCCTAAAAAATATGAACCAAGAACGATGTTAAACGCGATCTCATCATCTAAAAACGAATGTATTGATGCTGCTCAATTTGCAGCAGACATGAATCAATTTAATCCGTACGAGAAAACAGTCTCGGACGTTTATACAGCTTACGAGAAGCGTTTAAAGAAAAACCAATCACTTGATTTTGATGACTTAATCATGACGACCTTGAATTTATTCAACACCGTTCCTGAAGTTTTAGAGTATTATCAAAACAAATTCCATTATATTCACGTAGATGAATATCAAGATACGAACAATGCTCAATATCAACTGGTACAGAAATTAGCGAGCAAGTTTAAAAATATTTGTGTAGTTGGCGATTCGGATCAGTCGATTTATCGCTGGCGCGGGGCAGATATTACGAATATCTTGTCATTTGAGAAAGATTATCCAAATGCGAAAGTCATTATGCTCGAACAAAACTATCGTTCGACAAAACGAATATTGCAGGCAGCTAACGATGTGATTCAGAAAAATACAAGTCGCTATCCAAAAGAATTGCGTACTGACAATGATGAGGGTGCGGCCATTACTTTGCATAAAGCCGGAGATGAACGTCAAGAAGCACAGTTTGTGGTTCAAACGATTCAAAAACTAATGGATGAGGAAAACTATAAAACTTCAGATTTTGCGATTCTTTACCGCACGAATGCACAATCGCGAATCATGGAGGAAATGTTCGTTAAATCGAATATGTCTTACACGATTGTTGGTGGTACAAAATTCTATGATCGGAAAGAAATTAAAGACTTATTGGCATATTTGCGTTTGATTGCTAATAACGACGATGATTTGTCTTTAGCCCGTGTCATTAATGAACCAAAGCGTGGAATTGGCGCGACTTCTTTTGAGAAAATGGCGCGTTTTGCAATTGAGCAAGACCGAACCATTATGGACGCGTTACAAGAAGCTGATTTTATGGGATTAACACCAAAAACAGCGCAAACGGCTTTAGAATTCCGCAACATGATGGCAAGCTTTACTCAAATGCAAGAGTATTTGTCAGTTACGGAATTGGTTGAAGAAGTGCTGAAAAAGTCAGGCTACCGTCAAATGTTGCAAAACGATAAAACCATTGAAGGCGAAAGTCGTCTAGAAAATTTGGATGAATTCTTGTCAGTTACAAAAGCTTTCGAAAAGCAGAGCGATGATAAGTCATTAGTCGCTTTCTTGACTGATTTGGCATTGATTTCGGATATCGATTCTTTAGATGACGAAGAAGATGCAGATGGCCCAATTATTTTAATGACAATGCACGCAGCAAAAGGCTTGGAATTTCCTGTTGTCTTCATCATTGGGTTAGAAGAAAACGTCTTCCCGCATTCACGATCGAATAATGATGACGAAGAGTTAGAGGAAGAACGTCGTCTTGCTTATGTTGGAATCACGCGAGCAGAACAGCGTTTGTATTTGACGCATGCGTCTTCACGCACATTGTTCGGGAAAAGTAATTTCAATATGCCATCTCGGTTTATTTCGGAGATTTCAGAAGACCTGATTGAACAAACCCGCGCTCACCACCGTGCGGGTGCTGCAACAAGTTATCGACAGGTACCAAAACGTCCAGCCGTAACACGTCCTAGCTATAATCAGTCGGGCAGTGAAAAATTAGGTTGGAAAACAGGCGATAAAGCGGCGCACAAAAAATGGGGGACTGGAACGGTTGTTAGCGTTAAAGGCGAAGGCGAACAAACGGAACTTGATATTGCGTTCCCGAGCCCGGTAGGTATTAAACGGTTATTGGCTAAATTTGCGCCGATTGAAAAAGTATAA